From Enterococcus mediterraneensis, the proteins below share one genomic window:
- a CDS encoding alpha/beta fold hydrolase, which yields MNKKNYAKMPDGSKIYYEKSGQGFPLFLLHGNDGSGRFFSEQVAVFERYCTVYLIDSRGHGRSTNEADRLDFHLMAEDLNRIMLLEKIERADFLGFSDGANLALVFASHFPEKVDHLVLNSGNTLVKGVRFSGRVISNLHYAWVWLFSLFRPNLKKNLLIIGLLLRDIGLSESDLKKINAPTLIIVGKKDIIKLKHSLYLAKTIPHASFVLVKKQGHQLARKDPDRFNQEVLQFLSEK from the coding sequence ATGAATAAAAAAAACTATGCGAAAATGCCTGATGGGAGCAAAATTTACTATGAAAAAAGTGGTCAAGGCTTTCCGCTTTTTTTGCTGCACGGAAACGACGGCAGCGGCCGTTTTTTCTCAGAACAAGTAGCGGTATTCGAGCGCTATTGCACCGTCTATCTGATCGACAGCCGCGGACATGGACGCTCAACGAATGAAGCGGACAGACTGGATTTTCATTTAATGGCAGAAGATTTGAACAGGATCATGCTGCTGGAAAAAATCGAACGAGCAGATTTTCTCGGCTTTAGCGATGGAGCAAATCTGGCATTGGTTTTTGCCAGCCATTTTCCCGAAAAAGTCGATCACTTGGTTTTAAACTCTGGAAATACCCTAGTTAAAGGTGTTCGTTTTTCCGGCAGAGTCATTTCCAATCTTCACTATGCATGGGTTTGGCTGTTTTCTCTCTTTCGCCCTAATTTAAAAAAGAATCTCTTGATTATCGGCCTGTTGTTGCGTGATATTGGTTTGTCTGAAAGCGACCTGAAAAAAATCAACGCCCCAACATTGATCATTGTGGGGAAAAAAGACATCATCAAGCTGAAACATTCCCTTTATCTAGCTAAGACCATCCCTCACGCGTCTTTTGTCCTTGTCAAAAAACAAGGTCATCAATTAGCGAGAAAAGATCCTGATCGATTCAATCAGGAAGTACTTCAATTTCTTTCCGAAAAATGA
- a CDS encoding DUF2188 domain-containing protein codes for MPWDMKDYPASMKNLDHITRKKAIDIANALLADDYPEDRAIPIAISQAEKWAEDADQQEKNKFKKEKNPQKSDSHDTDQNSGRLLDADVAVKFEDDKWQVISEGAKRASDSFEHKDEAVQRAKEVAENKGTDVKIYKKDGTLQK; via the coding sequence ATGCCTTGGGACATGAAGGACTATCCTGCATCAATGAAGAATTTGGATCACATCACTCGTAAAAAAGCGATCGATATCGCTAATGCACTGTTGGCAGACGATTATCCGGAAGATCGGGCGATTCCGATCGCTATCAGTCAAGCTGAGAAATGGGCGGAAGACGCGGACCAGCAAGAAAAGAATAAGTTTAAAAAAGAAAAAAATCCGCAAAAATCCGACAGCCATGATACTGATCAAAATTCCGGCAGATTATTAGATGCAGACGTCGCGGTGAAATTCGAAGATGACAAGTGGCAAGTGATCTCTGAAGGAGCTAAAAGAGCCAGCGACAGCTTTGAACATAAAGATGAAGCTGTTCAACGAGCAAAAGAGGTCGCTGAAAATAAGGGGACCGACGTAAAAATTTATAAAAAAGACGGTACACTGCAAAAATAA
- the lepB gene encoding signal peptidase I: protein MKKNEWLKSLLFFVGVALIVVILRGFVFTPVMVKGDSMDPTLNDGEHVFALKHTAINRFDVVTFPAPDEPGRNYIKRVIGLPGDSVEYKDDQLYINGKKYDEPYLDEYKSKLTDGLPLTNDFKMTDYFETETVPKGKLLVLGDNRRISKDSRIIGLVDEDSILGDVKFIFWPLNKIGTVEH from the coding sequence TTGAAAAAGAATGAATGGCTTAAATCGTTGCTCTTTTTTGTAGGGGTAGCGTTGATTGTAGTAATATTGAGAGGATTTGTTTTTACACCAGTTATGGTCAAAGGTGATTCGATGGATCCGACTCTCAACGATGGCGAGCATGTTTTTGCATTGAAACATACAGCAATCAACCGTTTCGATGTGGTCACATTTCCGGCTCCGGACGAACCTGGCAGAAACTATATCAAACGGGTGATCGGTCTGCCTGGCGACAGTGTGGAATATAAAGATGATCAGCTGTATATCAACGGCAAAAAATACGATGAACCTTATTTAGATGAATATAAGAGCAAGTTGACTGATGGACTGCCTTTGACAAATGATTTTAAGATGACGGATTATTTTGAAACAGAAACAGTACCTAAAGGAAAATTACTGGTATTAGGAGATAATCGTCGAATTTCAAAAGACAGCCGGATCATCGGTCTGGTAGATGAAGATTCCATCTTAGGAGATGTCAAATTCATTTTCTGGCCGCTGAATAAAATCGGAACTGTCGAACATTAG
- the mprF gene encoding bifunctional lysylphosphatidylglycerol flippase/synthetase MprF: protein MLKQFLQWLKNHLGLFKTIFLISVVVIIIGQLMSIGKTLSIDQLTETFATIPLWKTGLMLVIGLVSVLPMIGYDIILNRLLDQKQNPRYLFETSWLINTINNIAGFGGFVSIGLRSELYGQKKESKQVIQALSKIFLFLMAGLSVYSLISFLLVIVTPVAPFLKQYWIWLIGGGLYFPAVFLFTTFKKRGLLGGLSFKDRGQLLFVSLLEWSGVLFSFLSVGYLMEIKIDLWQTIPLFIAASVIGIVSMIPGEIGSFDVMMIIGLSAIGVPRETVVVWILLYRLFYYIIPFLIGVVFFFKNIGFSFNQRYSGIPKQLATEIAYKIVVVLLYFSGIMLVLTATIPQAFTEFRWLHNLNPLKFHFIVQFPSILIGFLLIIMGRGISARVKRAYLPTIILIVLALLYVLLGDFSITAAVFLSLLLLVILFSKNELFREQLVYSWEWRTIDGIIIGALTVLYIVIGVYNLPDFPHHRHHFISFFLFPSEKVWFSGLLAIIAVSFVIVLFVRFLQGEKKQIGEVLNEEKALKILTTYGGNSDSQLIFLKDKRMFTYEKDGEATVLLQFACLNNKCIVMGDPSGKKEDFPAAIEAFIAETDRLCYLPVFYETSEEIVMILHEFGYDFIKMGEEAYVDLNHFTTSGKKMKGTRAVLNRIEREGFTFDVLQPPFSAEQMAIFKQISDNWLGTRKEKGFSLGFFSEDYLQRAPISVVKNEQEEIVAFATIMPTYTNNKVGTIDLMRYDPEKAPSGSMDFLFLNLFTYMKEENIQWFNLGMAPLSNVGTSRKSFIQERIAYLVYEFGSHFYSFQGLREYKSKYATNWVSRYTLYSRDSWIAYVMIALLIIDNAPVEQPLSKIHGLKKWFRGI from the coding sequence TTGTTAAAGCAATTTTTACAGTGGTTAAAAAATCATTTAGGTCTTTTCAAAACGATTTTTTTGATATCGGTGGTCGTGATCATTATCGGTCAATTGATGTCTATCGGAAAAACATTATCTATCGACCAACTAACAGAAACGTTCGCCACTATTCCCCTCTGGAAAACCGGATTGATGCTAGTGATCGGACTTGTCTCCGTACTGCCCATGATCGGCTACGATATTATTTTGAATCGCCTGCTGGATCAAAAACAGAATCCCCGCTATTTGTTCGAAACCAGTTGGCTGATCAATACTATCAATAATATTGCCGGTTTCGGCGGCTTTGTCAGTATCGGGCTTCGCTCAGAACTATACGGACAAAAAAAGGAAAGTAAACAAGTGATCCAAGCTTTGTCAAAAATTTTCTTATTCTTGATGGCTGGTCTTTCTGTCTACAGTTTGATTTCTTTTTTGTTAGTAATAGTTACTCCCGTCGCGCCATTTCTGAAACAATACTGGATCTGGCTGATCGGCGGCGGTCTGTATTTCCCCGCTGTATTTCTATTTACCACCTTTAAAAAGCGGGGCTTGCTTGGCGGCCTTTCTTTCAAGGACCGGGGACAGCTGTTGTTTGTTTCATTGCTGGAATGGTCGGGAGTGTTGTTTAGTTTCCTTTCTGTCGGATATTTGATGGAGATCAAAATCGACTTATGGCAAACGATCCCATTGTTCATCGCCGCCTCTGTGATCGGGATCGTTTCGATGATTCCCGGTGAGATCGGCAGTTTTGATGTGATGATGATCATCGGTCTATCTGCTATCGGTGTTCCAAGAGAAACCGTCGTGGTATGGATCTTGCTGTATCGATTGTTCTATTACATCATTCCTTTCTTGATCGGTGTAGTCTTTTTCTTCAAAAATATCGGTTTTTCTTTCAATCAGCGGTATTCCGGTATTCCTAAACAATTGGCTACGGAGATTGCTTATAAGATCGTTGTCGTTCTGTTGTATTTTTCAGGAATCATGCTGGTATTGACCGCTACTATCCCACAGGCGTTCACGGAATTTCGGTGGCTCCATAATCTAAATCCGTTAAAATTCCATTTTATCGTACAATTTCCCAGCATCTTGATCGGTTTTCTCTTGATCATTATGGGTCGAGGGATCTCAGCACGGGTGAAACGCGCGTATTTGCCTACGATCATTTTGATCGTGTTGGCACTTCTTTATGTGTTATTGGGTGATTTCAGCATCACAGCCGCTGTCTTCTTGTCGCTTTTACTTTTGGTCATTCTTTTTTCTAAAAATGAATTGTTCCGCGAACAGCTAGTTTATTCATGGGAATGGCGAACCATCGATGGGATCATCATCGGCGCGTTGACCGTGCTGTATATCGTGATCGGTGTGTACAATTTGCCTGATTTTCCTCATCATCGTCATCATTTTATTTCCTTTTTCCTGTTTCCTTCTGAAAAAGTTTGGTTTTCAGGATTATTAGCAATCATCGCTGTCAGTTTCGTGATCGTTCTCTTCGTCCGCTTCCTTCAAGGAGAGAAAAAACAGATCGGTGAAGTCTTGAATGAAGAAAAAGCCCTGAAAATTTTGACGACGTATGGCGGAAACTCGGACAGTCAATTGATCTTTTTAAAAGACAAACGAATGTTTACTTATGAAAAAGACGGTGAAGCCACGGTCTTGCTGCAGTTTGCTTGCCTCAATAATAAATGTATCGTAATGGGCGATCCTTCTGGAAAGAAAGAAGATTTTCCGGCAGCGATCGAAGCTTTTATCGCAGAAACCGATCGCTTGTGCTACTTGCCTGTCTTTTATGAAACAAGTGAAGAGATCGTGATGATCCTGCATGAATTCGGCTATGATTTTATCAAGATGGGAGAAGAAGCTTATGTGGATCTGAACCATTTCACAACCTCTGGGAAAAAGATGAAAGGCACACGGGCTGTCTTGAATCGGATCGAACGGGAAGGATTTACATTCGATGTACTCCAACCGCCTTTTTCCGCTGAGCAGATGGCTATTTTCAAACAAATTTCCGATAACTGGCTTGGTACACGGAAAGAAAAAGGATTTTCGTTAGGTTTTTTCTCTGAAGATTATTTGCAGCGGGCTCCTATTTCCGTAGTGAAAAATGAACAAGAAGAAATCGTTGCTTTTGCGACGATCATGCCCACTTATACCAACAACAAAGTAGGTACGATCGATCTGATGCGTTACGATCCTGAAAAAGCTCCTTCCGGTAGTATGGATTTCTTGTTCCTGAATTTATTTACCTATATGAAAGAAGAAAACATCCAATGGTTCAATTTAGGAATGGCTCCTTTATCAAATGTCGGAACTTCAAGGAAAAGCTTTATACAAGAGCGGATCGCTTATCTGGTTTATGAATTTGGTTCGCATTTTTACTCTTTCCAAGGGTTGCGTGAATACAAAAGTAAATACGCTACAAATTGGGTTTCTCGCTATACGTTATATTCAAGAGACAGCTGGATCGCTTACGTTATGATCGCGCTATTGATCATCGATAATGCCCCTGTCGAACAACCTCTCAGCAAGATCCACGGTTTAAAAAAATGGTTTCGAGGAATCTAA
- a CDS encoding NAD-dependent succinate-semialdehyde dehydrogenase, whose translation MIQKMSQVPTQLFIDGKWVDGGQEAVPVKNPANGETLAEVSQGAEEETQQAIAAAKRAFPLWSKKAPSERAQLMNKIADMIEEEADRLATIMTLEQGKPLKESRAEVLTDVENFRWNAAEGQRIYGEIVPAPYDHHWLVRKQAVGVVAAITPWNFPSNMIARKIAPALAAGCTLVMKPSKETPLSALALVDIFDRAGMPEGVVNIVLGSSKVIGKVLTDSDDVRKLTFTGSTKTGQLLYEQCAATLKHISLELGGHAPFIVFEDADIPSAAENLLAAKFRNNGQVCTAPNRIFLHKTIKEEFTQVLLDKISSITVGNGLDDPDIGPVINEDGLKKIEEQLEDASNKGARVLYGGSRLTKRPYADGTFFEPTILDGVTNDMQIYYEETFGPVIPLIEFTDVDEVIAAANDTEFGLASYFFSQDLQTISKVARELDYGMVGVNEMAISNPAVPFGGVKHSGFGRENGKYGVEEYIDVKFIDINTQLEK comes from the coding sequence ATGATTCAAAAAATGTCGCAAGTCCCGACACAACTTTTTATTGACGGTAAGTGGGTAGATGGCGGTCAAGAAGCAGTGCCTGTAAAAAATCCCGCTAATGGTGAAACACTAGCAGAAGTCAGCCAAGGTGCTGAAGAAGAAACACAGCAAGCTATCGCCGCCGCAAAGAGAGCATTCCCTCTCTGGTCAAAAAAAGCTCCTAGTGAACGGGCGCAGTTGATGAATAAGATCGCAGATATGATCGAAGAAGAAGCCGATCGCTTAGCAACGATCATGACCCTCGAACAAGGCAAGCCATTGAAAGAATCACGTGCTGAAGTCCTGACAGATGTTGAGAATTTCCGCTGGAACGCGGCAGAAGGTCAGCGAATCTATGGCGAGATCGTCCCTGCCCCTTATGATCATCACTGGCTGGTTCGTAAACAAGCGGTAGGTGTTGTCGCCGCTATCACGCCTTGGAATTTCCCTTCCAATATGATTGCCAGAAAAATCGCTCCGGCATTAGCTGCAGGTTGTACATTAGTTATGAAGCCATCGAAAGAAACACCTCTTTCGGCTTTGGCATTGGTAGATATTTTTGATCGAGCAGGAATGCCTGAAGGAGTAGTCAATATTGTCTTAGGAAGCTCTAAAGTAATCGGAAAAGTGCTGACTGACAGCGATGATGTCAGAAAATTGACCTTTACCGGCTCAACGAAAACCGGACAGCTGCTTTATGAACAATGTGCCGCTACCTTAAAACATATTTCTTTAGAACTAGGCGGACACGCGCCGTTCATCGTTTTTGAAGACGCGGACATCCCTTCTGCGGCAGAGAATTTATTGGCGGCGAAATTCCGCAACAACGGCCAAGTTTGTACAGCGCCTAATCGGATCTTCCTTCATAAAACGATCAAAGAAGAATTCACGCAGGTGCTTTTAGACAAGATCTCTTCTATCACAGTCGGTAATGGATTAGATGATCCTGATATCGGACCGGTGATCAACGAAGATGGGCTCAAAAAAATCGAAGAACAGCTGGAGGATGCCTCAAATAAAGGTGCACGTGTTTTATACGGCGGCAGTCGTTTGACCAAACGACCGTACGCTGACGGGACCTTTTTCGAGCCGACGATCCTTGACGGTGTGACCAATGATATGCAGATCTATTATGAAGAAACATTTGGCCCGGTCATCCCGCTGATCGAATTTACTGATGTGGATGAAGTGATCGCCGCCGCCAATGACACAGAATTCGGATTGGCTTCTTATTTCTTCTCCCAAGATCTGCAGACGATCTCAAAAGTTGCCCGAGAATTAGACTATGGTATGGTCGGCGTCAATGAAATGGCGATCTCCAATCCAGCAGTGCCATTTGGCGGTGTGAAGCATTCCGGCTTCGGTCGCGAGAACGGTAAATACGGGGTTGAAGAGTACATTGACGTTAAGTTTATCGACATCAATACACAGCTTGAAAAATAA
- a CDS encoding calcium-translocating P-type ATPase, PMCA-type, whose protein sequence is MEQNKTQKIQKADYQKSVADLYQELSTNKQGLLKTEAESRLTTHGFNELQGRAKTPLWIVFLETFKDAMVIVLLIVAVVQIVMGHAIESAVIFAVLLLNSVVSVIQTKKAENSLDALKKLSSPNAKVLRDGMPVTIPAREIVPGDIVLLDAGDFVPADGRLIEAGTLRIDEGMLTGESVPAEKNTADISGVVPIGDRNNMVHSGTLVVYGRGQFLVSKTGKDTEIGQVADLLENATNAATPLQRNLDKFSQKLGLAILGLSILIFVIQIARIFIEGDPNILPSVMNAFMFAVAVAVAAIPEALQSIVTIVLSLGTKKMAKQNAIIRKLSAVETLGATSIICTDKTGTLTQNKMTVVDTFFLKSQGQEAEIQKQLLQTAVLANDAAVNEDGKKIGDPTEIALVDFAAKQELSAESLRQAYPRKNELPFDSDRKMMSTVHQIEGTLQLLTKGAPDVIFQRSTHVKIGDQIVPFNEKYLKQFQKQNEEFSNRALRVLSFAYKPITSEEITLADENGLILIGLMAMIDPPREEVYQAIRDAKNAGIKPIMITGDHKTTARAIAKEIGLYTEGEMALTGAELDQLSHEELMDVLDKVTVYARVSPENKIRIVKAWQEKGNISAMTGDGVNDAPALKQADIGIAMGTGTDVAKDASAMVLTDDNFASIVNAIGVGRNVFDNIKKAVAYLFAGNLGAIISIIFALIMNWANPFTALQLLFINLVNDSVPAIALGMEKPEPNIMNRQPRDPRTGIFSGNTFISVAYRGILISAAVIVAQWIGMQQSAELGVAMSFSTLILSRTLQIFPARSNTQTVIGAGFFSNKIVLAAVGFCGLLYVGTLLPFTREIFSIPASFGYTQFFISLCLSLSAVALMELTKLFLAWYRSSAAVKSGKKIPSFSDSSTK, encoded by the coding sequence TTGGAACAAAACAAAACACAAAAGATCCAAAAAGCAGATTATCAAAAATCGGTTGCTGACTTGTATCAAGAACTATCAACAAACAAGCAAGGACTTTTAAAAACGGAAGCTGAGTCACGTTTAACGACGCACGGCTTTAATGAATTGCAAGGCAGAGCGAAAACGCCGCTATGGATCGTTTTCTTGGAAACTTTTAAAGACGCGATGGTGATCGTTCTTTTGATTGTTGCGGTGGTGCAGATCGTCATGGGGCATGCGATCGAGTCTGCGGTTATTTTCGCGGTACTGCTGTTGAACTCGGTCGTGAGTGTGATCCAGACCAAAAAAGCGGAAAATTCGTTGGACGCATTGAAAAAACTTTCTTCGCCAAATGCCAAAGTATTACGAGACGGCATGCCAGTAACGATCCCGGCAAGAGAGATCGTCCCAGGAGACATCGTGCTATTAGATGCCGGTGATTTTGTACCGGCTGACGGACGTTTGATCGAAGCAGGAACACTGCGGATCGACGAAGGAATGCTGACAGGTGAATCGGTACCGGCAGAAAAAAATACTGCTGATATTTCCGGTGTTGTTCCAATAGGAGATCGCAACAATATGGTACACAGCGGGACATTAGTAGTTTACGGACGGGGACAATTCTTGGTGTCTAAGACTGGTAAAGATACAGAGATCGGTCAAGTTGCAGATCTATTAGAAAACGCGACGAATGCCGCAACACCTTTGCAGCGCAACTTGGATAAATTCAGCCAGAAATTGGGACTGGCGATTTTAGGACTTTCCATTTTGATTTTTGTCATCCAAATCGCACGGATCTTTATTGAAGGGGATCCGAATATTTTGCCAAGTGTCATGAACGCCTTTATGTTCGCGGTGGCGGTTGCTGTAGCGGCGATCCCGGAAGCATTGCAGTCCATCGTGACGATCGTACTTTCATTAGGAACGAAAAAAATGGCGAAACAAAACGCGATCATCCGCAAGCTGTCTGCTGTTGAAACCTTAGGAGCTACCAGCATCATCTGTACAGATAAGACAGGTACGTTGACTCAAAACAAAATGACGGTGGTAGATACGTTCTTCTTGAAATCACAAGGACAAGAAGCAGAGATCCAAAAGCAGCTTTTGCAGACGGCGGTCTTGGCAAATGATGCGGCTGTCAACGAAGACGGCAAAAAAATCGGTGATCCGACTGAGATCGCGTTGGTCGATTTCGCTGCAAAGCAAGAACTGTCAGCCGAATCACTTCGTCAAGCATATCCAAGAAAAAATGAACTGCCTTTTGATTCCGATCGCAAAATGATGTCTACCGTTCATCAGATCGAAGGGACATTGCAGCTGTTGACTAAAGGCGCGCCAGATGTGATCTTCCAACGCAGTACTCACGTGAAGATCGGTGATCAAATCGTTCCTTTCAATGAAAAGTATCTAAAACAATTCCAAAAACAAAATGAAGAATTTTCAAATCGTGCATTGCGGGTATTATCTTTTGCTTACAAACCGATAACTTCTGAAGAGATCACTCTAGCTGACGAAAACGGACTGATTTTGATTGGTCTGATGGCGATGATCGATCCGCCGCGAGAGGAAGTTTATCAAGCAATCCGAGATGCGAAAAATGCAGGTATCAAACCAATCATGATCACTGGTGACCACAAAACGACTGCCCGTGCGATCGCTAAAGAAATCGGTTTGTACACAGAAGGCGAGATGGCGTTGACAGGCGCGGAATTAGATCAATTGAGTCATGAAGAATTGATGGATGTATTGGACAAAGTAACCGTGTATGCCCGTGTTTCTCCGGAAAATAAGATCCGGATCGTCAAAGCTTGGCAGGAAAAAGGCAATATTTCCGCGATGACCGGTGATGGTGTCAATGATGCTCCTGCTTTGAAACAAGCGGATATCGGGATCGCTATGGGGACAGGAACAGATGTCGCTAAGGACGCTTCAGCAATGGTCTTGACGGATGACAATTTTGCTTCGATCGTGAATGCGATCGGTGTCGGCCGCAATGTCTTTGATAATATCAAAAAAGCTGTCGCATATCTTTTTGCCGGAAATCTGGGAGCGATCATCTCCATTATTTTCGCGCTGATTATGAACTGGGCAAATCCATTTACAGCGCTGCAACTGCTGTTCATCAACTTGGTGAATGATTCCGTGCCGGCGATCGCACTAGGGATGGAAAAACCTGAGCCGAATATCATGAATCGTCAGCCGAGAGATCCGCGAACAGGGATCTTTTCCGGGAATACCTTCATTTCTGTCGCTTATCGCGGTATTTTGATCAGTGCGGCTGTTATCGTTGCGCAATGGATCGGTATGCAGCAATCGGCAGAACTTGGTGTTGCGATGTCCTTCTCAACATTGATCTTAAGCCGTACATTGCAGATCTTCCCAGCACGTTCCAATACACAAACAGTGATCGGTGCCGGATTCTTCAGTAACAAAATCGTTCTAGCGGCTGTCGGATTTTGTGGACTGCTCTATGTTGGTACATTGCTGCCGTTTACTCGTGAAATCTTTTCGATCCCGGCTTCCTTTGGCTACACACAATTCTTCATCTCCTTGTGTCTGTCATTGTCAGCTGTTGCATTGATGGAATTGACGAAACTATTTCTTGCATGGTACCGCAGTTCAGCGGCTGTCAAAAGCGGCAAGAAAATTCCCAGCTTCTCAGACAGTTCAACGAAATAA
- a CDS encoding helix-turn-helix transcriptional regulator: MELNERLKKLRIAHQLTQEELAQKIFVSRQTISNWENGKGQPELENLLLLSELYQISINELLQTKQLTAPPENQRIAKQHLYGLSFFSFMIIVLQITIKPYSFVFLLAYSIGGLLWTSIYLFRTKRLANIYGQGENMYDVAIYLWIASVVGFFVAILLQGAYISN, encoded by the coding sequence ATGGAACTGAATGAAAGGTTAAAAAAATTGCGGATCGCCCATCAATTGACACAAGAAGAATTGGCACAAAAAATTTTTGTTTCACGACAGACGATCTCGAATTGGGAAAACGGGAAAGGACAGCCGGAGTTGGAAAATCTGCTTTTGCTGAGTGAGTTGTATCAGATCTCGATCAATGAACTTTTGCAAACAAAACAGCTGACTGCTCCTCCGGAAAATCAGCGGATCGCAAAACAGCATTTATATGGGTTAAGCTTTTTTTCATTTATGATCATTGTTTTGCAGATCACAATAAAACCCTATTCATTTGTCTTTTTATTGGCTTATTCCATCGGTGGGCTGTTGTGGACTTCAATCTACCTGTTTCGGACAAAACGGCTGGCCAATATTTATGGTCAAGGAGAAAATATGTATGATGTGGCGATATATCTTTGGATCGCTTCAGTGGTTGGTTTTTTTGTTGCGATCCTTTTGCAAGGGGCATATATTTCTAATTAG
- a CDS encoding HdeD family acid-resistance protein translates to MDIIKKIQRYQLLRALLFAVAGVLILVEPRSFFDLVVYLAAGYFAILGLLNLLNAWRTKKATGSSGPEMMLGLLLLLAAVFTLLFTKLIVSMLPFFLGLLVLMIGIRQLVQELTLRKQNLSSMGWFVFSIAMIIIGAVLVFNPFRSVLVLLQIFGGILIVSAISEILSYFKLKK, encoded by the coding sequence ATGGATATAATAAAAAAAATTCAACGATATCAATTATTACGAGCTTTACTGTTTGCTGTGGCGGGTGTTTTGATTTTAGTTGAGCCCCGCAGCTTCTTTGATCTAGTGGTTTATCTAGCGGCAGGATATTTTGCGATATTAGGATTGCTTAACTTGCTGAATGCTTGGCGGACAAAAAAGGCGACTGGTTCTTCCGGTCCAGAAATGATGCTTGGTCTTCTTCTTTTGCTGGCGGCAGTTTTCACTTTGCTTTTCACAAAATTGATTGTATCAATGCTGCCTTTCTTCTTAGGTCTGTTGGTATTGATGATCGGTATCCGGCAACTGGTACAAGAGCTGACTTTGCGAAAACAAAACCTTTCCTCTATGGGCTGGTTTGTATTCAGTATCGCGATGATCATTATCGGTGCAGTGCTTGTTTTCAATCCTTTCCGCAGTGTCTTAGTGCTGTTACAGATTTTCGGCGGCATTTTGATCGTTTCAGCGATTTCAGAGATCCTCTCCTATTTCAAGTTGAAAAAATAG
- a CDS encoding DUF4870 domain-containing protein gives MTENKILSALSYISIIFAPFIFPLIVWFLTPSGSETKYHAGRALKLHLLPVVLMVILFIMIGGIGLFWGDHPLAMQSLGLGTLLIIILISVVSVALGIYNLYYGIKLLVAE, from the coding sequence TTGACAGAAAATAAAATTCTAAGCGCATTGTCCTATATCTCGATTATTTTTGCACCGTTTATTTTTCCGCTTATCGTATGGTTTTTGACGCCTAGCGGCAGTGAAACGAAATATCATGCAGGAAGAGCGTTGAAGCTGCACCTCTTGCCGGTGGTTTTGATGGTCATCTTGTTTATCATGATCGGCGGTATCGGTCTCTTCTGGGGAGATCATCCATTGGCGATGCAATCACTAGGTCTTGGCACATTGCTGATTATCATTTTGATATCAGTTGTATCTGTCGCTTTAGGGATCTACAATTTATATTACGGCATCAAGTTATTGGTTGCTGAATAA
- a CDS encoding nitroreductase family protein, producing the protein MTNFVDTLKNRRSIYALGRNVSLSETEIENLVKEAVRQSPTAFNAQSPRAVILFGEAHEKLWDLTEAALKPLTPEEAFPNTQNKLAGFKAGLGTVLFFKNTDTVKALQEQFALYADNFPDWAEQSNGIATANTWVALEEAGLGANLQHYNPVIDEAVAKEWNIPSNWQLRSQLVFGSKEAEAGEKDYLDDNERFLVFR; encoded by the coding sequence ATGACAAACTTTGTAGACACATTAAAAAACCGTCGTTCAATCTACGCATTAGGACGCAACGTTTCTTTATCTGAAACAGAAATCGAAAACTTGGTGAAAGAAGCTGTACGTCAAAGCCCAACAGCTTTCAACGCACAATCACCACGCGCTGTGATCTTATTCGGCGAAGCACATGAAAAATTATGGGATCTTACTGAAGCAGCTTTGAAACCATTGACTCCAGAAGAAGCTTTCCCAAATACTCAAAACAAATTAGCTGGCTTTAAAGCTGGTTTAGGTACAGTATTATTCTTCAAAAACACTGATACTGTAAAAGCATTGCAAGAACAATTCGCATTGTACGCAGACAACTTCCCAGATTGGGCTGAACAATCAAACGGAATCGCAACAGCTAACACATGGGTTGCTTTAGAAGAAGCTGGTCTTGGCGCAAACTTGCAACACTATAACCCAGTTATCGACGAAGCAGTCGCAAAAGAATGGAACATCCCTTCAAACTGGCAATTACGTTCACAACTAGTATTCGGCTCAAAAGAAGCTGAAGCTGGCGAAAAAGACTACTTGGATGACAACGAACGTTTCCTAGTATTCCGCTAA